GAGGCTGCAATGGCTTCTTCATCAGGATCGAACAATGCAGGTATGTTCTAAGGGTTTGATTCTTAAGTCTGtttaaatgcaaagcttaaacTAGTTGTGATTCAATTGGATGAATCCTTGATTCTTGGATAAGGTGTTATAAACTTGTTCTTACATCAATATCAAAGTAAAAGATGCATTTTTGACGAAAGTAAATTCAAATAACTCACTTGAACAAAGGCTATCAACACGGACATCCTGCCTAATCGATCAGACCAGGAAGTTGATGAAGGTGCACAAAACTAGTCGTAAACCGTGAAATATATAAACGGTTCCCAAAACTAGCTTACTATACATGTCTATCTCTCTCATATGTCCGTCCTACAACTCATATCAAAGAGAAACTTCTATGATAGGACTAACTCACCACAACCTAGCTCAGAATCCATATCTTTCTCGTTGAAGCCCTCTTCCTCCTTAGCCAACTCTCTCTTTGCTTCCTCAAGCTCTGCCTCTGTGACAGCAAGGGCAGCACTCCGCCTCTTCTTCTCATTATCCAAAGCTTCAACGTCTTCTCTCAACCTCTTCACTCTCCTTGCCCTTTCCAGAAATTTCTTCATACCCAAAGCCGATTGAACATGTGGCTCCAGCCAAGCCAAGTCAAATCTGAACATCTCGACATCCTCCCATAAACTTCGAAGATGAGTAAAGGCATCCCCATTCATATCCTTGACCTTTGTTGTTTTAAGAAAATGCAAGAGCCCTCCGAGCGCTGTCAAAGCACATTCTACAACTTTACGATTCTTCTTACGTACGCACTCAATCAATGAAGGATGCAATGAACAAGCTTCCTCCAGCAGTGGAACGAAAGCTTTCTCTATTAGTCCCAACCCACGAAATTCCAAAAGCTCCCCTGTTGGTTTGGTGGGaatttcctcaagctccttAACTAGAGAAGGGTCAGGAAGGCTTTCAACAATAGCCTTGGTGCAAACTTGTTCAGGACCTGATGTTTCTTGGAAAGGAGTCGGCAGTTCTGAACTTGGTGTCTTAGGTGTAGGAGAAGATTCTGGAGTATGCACCGAATGCACATGTGAAGGTTCCTGCCCACCACGCTCTTTCTTTATGGGCTCCATAAGTGCAGATTCTGCAAAACCATTTGCTCTTTGGTCTATTGGAATACGGACCTTCACTTCAACAATGCATTTATCATTCACGAGATAACCTGCAGTCTTGTCATAAAGTTCACTGAGCAGCATGAATGATTTGAAGCCCCATTCACTACTGTGTTCTTTGAACTCTTTATAAGAGCCTGTGAGCAAAAATATAAAGGAATACAAAACTTTAATCAGGTACACAAAGCACATCAAAGGTAATACGGAAACAACAACAAAGGAAGTCCAATTTGGAATTTACTACAGAAGCAAATTGTCAACaaagatgacctcaatcaatgaTCAAGAACTCATGCTAATTATAATAACATATTTGCAGATGGACTTCCTTCCATGTGTAAACGTACATAACCCAGGCATAAATCCGTTAGCTTTAAAACCAGAAagtttaagaaaaaataaaaactaagcTGCTACCAGTAATATTATCACCACCAAAGCTTAAGGGAAGAGAAATTCTAAATAGTTCTTGACGACAAATCCAAACTAACTGATCCGAAAATCAAAATTATGGTTTCATTGATAAAGATCAGCTACTCAATTTATACTAGAAACTCACTCCAAAAACCTTGTTTGAAATCTTTATATCCAAATGCAACATAACTTGTTCCAACAACCAACAACGCATGTCGCATGAATGAGATAACGATCATTTAAACAATTTGTCCTAGAAATCACTACaaattctttgttttcaatcattCAATCCAAATGCACCATAACTTATTACAACCAACAACGCATGTCACATAAGTGATCACTATCAGTTAAACAATTATGCTAGAAACTCACGCCAGATCAATCAGTTAAAACAAGTTATACTACAAACTCACTCCAAAACCTTTGTTTTAACTCTTTCTATCCAAATGCACCTCATGTCGTATAGATGACAAAAGCTCAGCAAAACAATTTACAATCTTATACTAGAAACGCAATCCAAATCCCTTGTTTTAAATCTCTCCATCCAAATCCACCATAACTTGTTACAAGTAACGAACGATGCGTGTCACATacaaacaacaaacaacaacagAATCATGATGGAAAGCACAAGGAAATCCATTTACTGAGTTTCGATTGCCAAAGCCACAAGATCACATAGAAAGAACATAAACATGAAACAGTAAAAGTTATACCCTTTGTAGCCATTGTGATTGTCTTGTTGCTGTCCAGTTGATTGAGCACACTCAAGCTGAAGTGGGCAAATTTAGTCCAACCAGGTTCCAGAGTTGAAGCACTTGGGACACACAAGTACATGGAGAAGTGCATTTCGGAATTTACTTCGTTGCCCTTCGGCCGTGctaggatcctcctgaccaaatCAAAATTATCAAACCAAAACGGCGATCTTGAAGTGTTCAcaatcaaaaaaacaaaaatttaaaaaaaaaaacctaaacaaaacaaaatatgagAGAATAATTTTACCATTTGAAACCAGCGATGGTGAAAACGTCAGAGTAATGATTTTCGTTCTTGAGCTTAGAGAAGTTTTCGATCACCCATGTGAATGTCCCAGacacctcttcttcttccttgttcTTGCTCTTCATCTACAAAAcagaaaaattcaaataaataaaacccataaaaaTGGTCACCCAATAATCACACCAACCATCACAGCAATCCTAACCATGATCGACGGTGAGAGAGAGGAggggggagagaaagagagagagagagagagaggaaaataCTCTCCACTCCCCAGCAGAGCACACACTGACACTGCAGCCCAGTAGGCTCAGCGGACAAAACCTCCAATTATATGATGGCTCAGTCAAACAATGTCCAAAGGGGTCCCATGCtggtcctttttttatttttttttaaagaaaactaatggaTATGATTTGgtagttttgaattttaatgataaaaataaaataaaaggtaaaatgaataatacatggattaactttttagtgtaaaaatatgattttttgttaaagtgaacaataccaggagtttttcattaaagttcatttattttttcttcagaaAAGGCAAATATATTACCAACAAAGAAACATTACACATGAAAGGTCCAAATATACGTtgtgaacaaaagaaaaaacaaacccttaaaATACACATTACAAAGCCCAAAGAAAGCTTTGGAATCCAGCACAAACACACCACACAACACAAGAAACCCTAAACCACATCGGCTACTGTAGCAAGTCATTTTGCCGCCGAAACTCCCCAATGAGTCGAAACCATCTCCGTCACAAAGACCTGCCATCACATCATCTCGAGTCCCAGAGttgaggaagaaaaaaactGCTCCATCCCTCACTAACCACCAAAACGATTGCCGCTCCATCCTCCACCCACGTTCGTGCTTTATGTCTAAcaaaatggacggaaattgccATCCCAATGTCATATTTTTTCACTTATTTAATAACA
This is a stretch of genomic DNA from Malus domestica chromosome 02, GDT2T_hap1. It encodes these proteins:
- the LOC103409209 gene encoding MATH domain and coiled-coil domain-containing protein At3g58370-like, whose protein sequence is MMKSKNKEEEEVSGTFTWVIENFSKLKNENHYSDVFTIAGFKWRILARPKGNEVNSEMHFSMYLCVPSASTLEPGWTKFAHFSLSVLNQLDSNKTITMATKGSYKEFKEHSSEWGFKSFMLLSELYDKTAGYLVNDKCIVEVKVRIPIDQRANGFAESALMEPIKKERGGQEPSHVHSVHTPESSPTPKTPSSELPTPFQETSGPEQVCTKAIVESLPDPSLVKELEEIPTKPTGELLEFRGLGLIEKAFVPLLEEACSLHPSLIECVRKKNRKVVECALTALGGLLHFLKTTKVKDMNGDAFTHLRSLWEDVEMFRFDLAWLEPHVQSALGMKKFLERARRVKRLREDVEALDNEKKRRSAALAVTEAELEEAKRELAKEEEGFNEKDMDSELGCEWN